The DNA sequence AACATCAGCCCCAACGGGCTGATGACTGTAAGACCTGAAGCCTGCATGCGCAGGCTTCATTATTTAGGCTACGGCATTGAGAAACTTAATCTCCATCCCTTCAATTTTACCTTCCAGTTGGGATACCAATGCCTGAAAATGCATGGTCTGCTCGTGAGTTTTAATTGCCTCTTGATCTTTCCAGCGCTCAAAAAAGACGAATGACCCCGGCTTATTCAACTCCTCATGTAACTCATACTGTAAATTGCCTTCCTCCTGGCGGCTCGGCGAAACAACATGACGAACGGCTGCGGCAACATCTTCAACATATTCCGGTTTAGCCTGCACACTGGCAACGATACGAATTTCCATCCCTACTCTCCATTGATTTGAATTAACAACCTATCCCACCATAAAACGCCAAGCTTTGGTTAATTTCAACCATTTCACAACAAACGGATGCATTCACCACTTTTTCCGCTTATGCTTATTCCCCGCCGTATCACGCCCTGATTCAGGGACGTTATTTATCGACCGTCGGAGCTTGTCATGACCCCGTTGCCCACCACGCTTAACATTCGTCGTCCTGACGACTGGCACCTTCACCTGCGCGATGATCAGATGCTCAAAGCCGTACTCCCTTATACCAGTCGGGTATTTGCCAGAGCCATCGTCATGCCTAATTTGACGCCGCCTGTCACCACCGTCGCACAGGCAGAAGCCTATCGTCAGCGTATATTATCGGCTGTACCTGCCGGGGACCGCTTCCAACCGTTGATGACCTGTTATTTAACGGAGTCATTAGACAAAAATGAGATTGTCTCCGGTTATCAGCATGGCGTTTTTACCGCAGCCAAGCTTTACCCGGCACATGCGACAACCAACTCCAGCCACGGTGTGTCAGATATCACAACTATCTACCCGGTGCTTGAGGCAATGCAAAAACTGGGAATGCCATTACTGGTGCATGGCGAAGTCACCGACCCGGAAGTGGATATTTTTGACCGCGAAGCGCGCTTTATCGAGCGCATAATGCTGCCGTTGCGTGCGCACTTTCCTGAATTAAAAGTGGTTTTTGAGCACATTACCACCCAGGAAGCCGCACAATATGTACAATCGGCCGATCGGTTTGTTGCGGCGACCATTACACCACAGCATCTGATGTTTAATCGAAATCACATGCTGGTCGGCGGTATCCGCCCACACCTCTATTGCTTACCCATTCTTAAACGTAATATTCATCAGCAGGCATTACGCCAGGCGGTAGCCAGCGGCAGCGAGAAGTTTTTCCTCGGTACAGATTCAGCTCCGCATAGCCGACATCGCAAAGAGTCGTCTTGCGGGTGCGCCGGGGTATTTAATGCACAAGCAGCATTAGGCGCCTATGCCACTGTTTTTGAGGAAATGAACGCGCTGGATAAATTGGAAGCCTTTTGCTCTCTCAATGGCCCGCGCTTTTATGGATTACCGATTAACGAGGAAACCATTGTATTACATCGTAAACCGGAGCAATTCCCGGATGAAATTACAGCCGATGATGACACGATTATCCCCTTCCTTGCCGGGCAGAGCCTTAACTGGTCAATAGCCTGATGAGCTGACGCTTCCTCTGGCAGGAGGCGTCAGTTTTTGCATTACCGGACATCAAAATATTTCATCCAGATTTTAGATAGTCCATCTGCTGAATTTTCGCCACTCTGGCACTGCTGGCAGCGGCATGCTTACCCTGTTCTACCCACTACAGTGCCTCTTCTCATTTGAGTTTTTTTACATTTCATTTCCATAAATGAATCTGGCGGAGATATACTGAGATTGCTCATTGACAAGAGCCGCCTTAAACCTCGTTTAGTCACTCACGGTAGTAACTAGTTAATATGGGGGATTTATGGACAGAAACAATGAAATTATTCAGACGCACCCGCTCGTCGGCTGGGATATCAGCACTGTTGACAGTTATGACGCCATGATGATCCGCTTGCATTACCTTTCTACAGCAGATCAAGCTCCAGATGAGGCTCACGTTGACCGGACGCTATGGTTAACGACCGATGTGGCAAAACAGCTCATCTCTATTCTTGAGGCGGGTATTGCCAAAATTGAATCTAAAGAATGTCATCCTCTTGATTATCTAAAGCATTAATATTTCAATCTTTCACCACTCTGCATTTTGCTATCCTGTATAACACCACTCGAAAAGGGTGGTGTTATACCTGCATCTATTAATAGTCAGTTTATTATTTGATAACATTTCAATATAGCCAAATCACTCCCGTTAATATATTTCACGCACTTGAATATGACCATCATAAAAACATTCCTTTAGTTAAATCGATATAAGAAATAATTTATATTTATGAAAATTTTGTTGATTTTATGAAGCAGGATGTTTATTTTTATTTCGGCATTCATCTTCGATAAGGAACTCGATTATGGCCTGGCGTAATACGTCAACTCAATATGGATATATCAGTATTTTACTACATTGGCTTACAGCTGCGACAGTCTATGGCATGTTTGCTCTTGGCTTATGGATGGTAGCATTAGGTTATTATGACCCTTGGTATCACAAAGCTCCAGATATACATAAAGGCATCGGCATTTTACTTTTCCTGATACTCTTTTTTCGAGTCATATGGCGCTGGGTTTCTCCGCCCCCGGAAATACTGCCACATTATTCTGTTATAACTCGGATAGGCGCAACACTCGCACATACATTCCTGTATTTAATTTTATTTAGCATTCTAATCAGCGGTTACTTAATTTCAACTGCCGAAAATCAATCTATCTCAGTTTTTGGCTGGTTTTCCGTTCCTGCCACAATCAGTGGTATTAAGGATCAGGCCGATATCGCAGGCACGTTGCACTTATATTTTGCCTGGAGTGTCGTCATATTATCAATTCTTCACGCGTTAGCAGCATTAAAGCACCATATCATTGATCGTGATAGTACCTTAAAACGGATGTTGGGTCGAAATACTAATTAATCATTAACGGGTTAAAGGAAAAACCAATGTTAAAGAAAACACTATTGAGCATTACCCTGACTTCATTATTGGCTTTTGCGACTACAGCTCAGGCTGCGGAATATAAAATAGACAAGGAAGGTCAGCATGCATTTGTTCAGTTTAGAATAAAGCATTTAGGATTCAGCTGGTTATATGGAACGTTCAAGGATTTTGACGGTGTCTTCACCTTTGATGAAAACAACACCTCAGCAGATAAAGTGAGTGTTACGATTAATACCAATAGTGTAGACACTAACCATGCTGAACGCGATAAGCATATTCGCAG is a window from the Dickeya lacustris genome containing:
- the bssS gene encoding biofilm formation regulator BssS, with protein sequence MDRNNEIIQTHPLVGWDISTVDSYDAMMIRLHYLSTADQAPDEAHVDRTLWLTTDVAKQLISILEAGIAKIESKECHPLDYLKH
- a CDS encoding putative quinol monooxygenase, whose amino-acid sequence is MEIRIVASVQAKPEYVEDVAAAVRHVVSPSRQEEGNLQYELHEELNKPGSFVFFERWKDQEAIKTHEQTMHFQALVSQLEGKIEGMEIKFLNAVA
- a CDS encoding cytochrome b encodes the protein MAWRNTSTQYGYISILLHWLTAATVYGMFALGLWMVALGYYDPWYHKAPDIHKGIGILLFLILFFRVIWRWVSPPPEILPHYSVITRIGATLAHTFLYLILFSILISGYLISTAENQSISVFGWFSVPATISGIKDQADIAGTLHLYFAWSVVILSILHALAALKHHIIDRDSTLKRMLGRNTN
- the pyrC gene encoding dihydroorotase — its product is MTPLPTTLNIRRPDDWHLHLRDDQMLKAVLPYTSRVFARAIVMPNLTPPVTTVAQAEAYRQRILSAVPAGDRFQPLMTCYLTESLDKNEIVSGYQHGVFTAAKLYPAHATTNSSHGVSDITTIYPVLEAMQKLGMPLLVHGEVTDPEVDIFDREARFIERIMLPLRAHFPELKVVFEHITTQEAAQYVQSADRFVAATITPQHLMFNRNHMLVGGIRPHLYCLPILKRNIHQQALRQAVASGSEKFFLGTDSAPHSRHRKESSCGCAGVFNAQAALGAYATVFEEMNALDKLEAFCSLNGPRFYGLPINEETIVLHRKPEQFPDEITADDDTIIPFLAGQSLNWSIA